The window TAGCAATTGTCTTTGAGGTAATCAATGAGTATGAAAGGTCAAGAAACCCGCGGGTTCCAGTCTGAAGTAAAACAACTGCTTCATTTGATGATTCATTCGCTGTACTCCAACAAAGAAATTTTCCTGCGCGAGCTGATCTCCAACGCCTCGGACGCCGCCGACAAGCTGCGCTTCCGCGCGCTGTCCGCGCCAGAGCTGTATGAGGGCGACGGCGAGCTGCGCGTGCGCCTGTCCTTCGATAAAGAGCAACGCACCCTGACCATTGCCGATAACGGCATCGGCATGCGCCGAGACGAAGTGATCGAGAACCTCGGCACCATCGCCAAATCAGGCACCAAAGCCTTCCTGGAGTCGATCGGCTCCGATCAGGCCAAGGACAGCCAGCTTATCGGCCAGTTCGGCGTCGGCTTCTACTCGGCATTCATCGTGGCGGATAAAGTCACGGTGCGCACGCGTGCAGCGGGCGCCGCCGCCGATGAAGGCGTATTCTGGGAGTCCGCCGGCGAAGGCGATTACACCATCGCCGACATCACCAAAGAAACCCGCGGTACCGAAATCACCCTGCACCTGCGCGAAGGGGAAGATGAATACCTCGACGCCTGGCGCCTGCGCTCGGTGATTGGCAAATACTCCGATCACATCGCGCTGCCGGTGGAAATCGAGAGCAAAAACGAAGAAGACGACACCGTCACCTGGGAAAAAATCAACAAGGCTCAGGCCCTGTGGACCCGCAGCAAGGCTGACGTGACCGACGAAGAATATAAAGAGTTCTATAAGCACATCGCCCACGACTTCACCGACCCATTGAGCTGGAGCCACAACCGGGTGGAAGGCAAGCAGGAGTACACCAGCCTGCTGTATATCCCGGCCCAGGCGCCATGGGATATGTGGAACCGCGATCACAAGCACGGCCTGAAGCTGTACGTACAGCGGGTGTTCATTATGGACGACGCCGAACAGTTCATGCCGAACTACCTGCGCTTCGTGCGCGGCCTGATAGATTCCAACGATCTGCCGCTGAACGTCTCGCGTGAAATCCTGCAGGACAGCCGCGTGACCCAAAACCTGCGCGGCGCGCTGACCAAGCGCGTGCTGCAGATGCTCGACAAGCTGGCGAAAGACGACGCCGAAAGCTATCAGAAATTCTGGCAGCAGTTCGGCCTGGTGCTGAAAGAGGGGCCGGCGGAAGACAACGGCAACCAGGAAGCGATTGCCAAGCTGTTGCGTTTCGCCTCCACCCGTGGCGACAGCGCGGCGCAAACCCTGTCGCTGGAAGAGTACGTGGGCCGCATGGCGGAAGGGCAGGAGAAGATTTACTACATCACCGCCGACAGCTACGCCGCCGCCAAGAGCAGCCCGCACCTGGAGCTGTTCCGCAAGAAAGGCATCGAAGTGTTGCTGTTGTCTGACCGCATCGACGAATGGATGATGAGCTACCTGACCGAGTTCGACGGCAAGCCGTTCCAATCGGTGAGCAAGGCGGATGAGGCGCTGGACAAGCTGGCGGACGAAACCGAAGAGCAGAAGGCCGCAGAGAAGCAGCTGGAGCCGTTTATCGACCGCGTGAAGACGCTGCTGGGCGAGCGGGTGAAGGACGTGCGCCTGACGCACCGCCTGACCGACACGCCGGCGATCGTCACCACCGACGCCGACGAAATGAGCACCCAGATGGCGAAGCTGTTCGCCGCTGCGGGCCAGCAGGCGCCGGAGG is drawn from Serratia entomophila and contains these coding sequences:
- the htpG gene encoding molecular chaperone HtpG produces the protein MKGQETRGFQSEVKQLLHLMIHSLYSNKEIFLRELISNASDAADKLRFRALSAPELYEGDGELRVRLSFDKEQRTLTIADNGIGMRRDEVIENLGTIAKSGTKAFLESIGSDQAKDSQLIGQFGVGFYSAFIVADKVTVRTRAAGAAADEGVFWESAGEGDYTIADITKETRGTEITLHLREGEDEYLDAWRLRSVIGKYSDHIALPVEIESKNEEDDTVTWEKINKAQALWTRSKADVTDEEYKEFYKHIAHDFTDPLSWSHNRVEGKQEYTSLLYIPAQAPWDMWNRDHKHGLKLYVQRVFIMDDAEQFMPNYLRFVRGLIDSNDLPLNVSREILQDSRVTQNLRGALTKRVLQMLDKLAKDDAESYQKFWQQFGLVLKEGPAEDNGNQEAIAKLLRFASTRGDSAAQTLSLEEYVGRMAEGQEKIYYITADSYAAAKSSPHLELFRKKGIEVLLLSDRIDEWMMSYLTEFDGKPFQSVSKADEALDKLADETEEQKAAEKQLEPFIDRVKTLLGERVKDVRLTHRLTDTPAIVTTDADEMSTQMAKLFAAAGQQAPEVKYIFELNPEHALVKRASDVGDNEQFAEWIDLLLDQALLAERGTLEDPNLFIRRMNKLLSA